From the genome of Mycobacterium sp. MS1601:
TCCGTTCCACTGTTTGCAGCGACGGCGCATCGCGCGGAATCAAATCGACCGACTGCTGGCGCACCACCGTCTCCAACTGGGGAAACAGCACCGCCAAGACGATCGCGGCACCGAGCCAGGTGCCTATCGTCAATGCTTTGTGCCGCACGGTGAATCGGCCCAACGCGGCCAGCCGGGCGCTGTACTCGCGGCTGTGTGCGAGATCGGCGGAAGAGTCCTCACGCCGCGCAGTGGGAGTGGCAGGTGCTCGTGTCGAGGAGCCTGTCGTGCGGTCGGTCACCGAACCTCCCCAGTCGACGATACTATCGGTATCGCTACGCTACAGCATGTAGCACAAGGGCTGGCGGGGTGGATCAATCCGGCTGGAGCGGGCCCTTTAGTGCCGGTTCACGATGTTGGTGTCATCACCCTCGGGGATGTCGTGCCGCACCACACGGACTCGCCCCTGGGGTAGGCAGGCCATGTAGCCGTGTCGTTTCCCGTACAGCTCCCATGCGGTGACCTGCTGGTCGGGGTCAACGTCGATGCGATGCCCGCGGGAGAAGCTCAAATGCAGGCCTCCGTCGTCATCGGACCAGGCCTGGGTGCACACAGCGCCG
Proteins encoded in this window:
- a CDS encoding DUF6188 family protein, whose amino-acid sequence is MYTQWIKDCVVQRVSVRDGLVLDLDDYNEVVISRPLTLTLPAMERFPAETVVIDPLQISTQERPLLNLAGAVCTQAWSDDDGGLHLSFSRGHRIDVDPDQQVTAWELYGKRHGYMACLPQGRVRVVRHDIPEGDDTNIVNRH